The genomic stretch tttaaaacaccagttttcaaaaagttaaatttaactaaatttaatcccacctaatttaaacttgattaactttaaatttatacttttcaaaattcaacttgtctcccccaagtcaacttgactatttttttaacttggtgttaaaaattgtacttttatctttcaattttgacccaaacttagatatgtttcaaaatttgattactttttacagtaactctacactatgattgtttacccttgcttatttttgatgaatgccaaagggggagggttaggtggttaagttagctaaaccaatttgaaaatacaaactaactttaaaaccacataaatgcatgttgtttcttgcatatgttttcactaacttaaccaggttgtcattccatcaaaaagggggagattgttggtgcggttagcactaacgatttaacccaggttttgatgaatgacaaataggttaagttagttttgttattgtctgacactttgatcgagtgtgcaggagaagtctagacaggttgacgggctgaccggatgtctggcacgaagtccagctaggtcgacgggctgacaggatagctggcgagaagtccagctaggtcgacgggctgaccggacgcttggcgagaagtccagctaggtcgacgggctgaccggacgcttggcgagaactccagacgggtcgacgggctgaccggacgctttgCGAGAactccagacgggtcgacgggctgaccggacgtctggcaggtaagtgaggtaagtcactggaggggagtgactgcgaggacgcgttcccgggaagggaacattaggcgtcgatccggcttagatccatttcggatgtctaagtcgagatcgtgactagattcctgtctcggaaagacggaatctaagtcatactaacttgtgctaattcatactattataaatgtgctaataatctatgttgcagggtatatattgcctcggactaactttgttttgcaggaaaagggagttttctggagacaaattatatccagccgagtcgtcgccacgtggagcatcacggtttgtgcagctacgtcacattccaggcgcccggaagggatccaggcacccggaacagcatataaaagaagccccaggtaggagcttcaGAATGTAattcatctgagaactcttctactgctggtcttgctgctcgacgttcagtgcgacgccaacaacgctccgacaaagtgctccttcggtttttatttaatttccttgtcggtattgctttattttcactagcatttcctgtattcattctgtaatcatatttcgacttgttagtgattgcccaacgaaagtggtcaaggaccacgggccttcgagtaggagtcgtcacaggctccgaacgaagtaaaaaacatttgtgtctattttacttttccgctgcgtctatactctaagttttcgaatcgatattcaccccccaacggtcctacacctcccccttcatctatgctcatttttgaggttgactcttcttccagctgatggcttgccattagtgctaatcccgagaattcttcgaggtCTGATTCAGAGGATGACgagtctgaccaagtggccttcaggttcttgtgcttggaggattctggtttattttactttaccttttccttctctttctgtttgctcttcaatttcgggcagtcatccttgatgtgcccttcttcgttgcaattgtagcaacgtactgtccttgtcttttgatgacgtttactcggctgcgatctaaatttgttagattttaaaAACTTGTTAAAATGTCTTACCATTAACGCAACTTCGTTTTCGTCAATCGATGCGTCAGAGTCAGAAGCGtttgtttttgcctttaaggcgatgttctgacttgtcttctctactccattgggctctacaactcgagattcgtgaagtttaaaagtagaaaataaattttctaaagtacttacctcgaagtccttagagatgtagtacgcatctactaaggagacccactccggagttctggggaaggcgttgagcgcgtaccggattgagttccggttcgttacttcttctccaaggttggttagttgagttattaactccttgatctttgcttggagttgcactaccttctcgccgttgttcatccgaaggttcgttaactgggtccggaggatgtcgcgcctcgctagcttagcttctgaggtaccttcgtgaagctccaggaatttttcccagaggtctttcgtggagtcatagcttccgattcgacttacctcttgtggtggcagaacgctaagcaggtggaattctgtctttccgttggcgacaaaattggcttgctccttgctccatgtgttttcttctttatcttttggaactgcatagtcatatttcataattaagcaaatgtcaaattctgtcttgaaaaatacctccatccggcatttccacgtcgcgaagtctccgtcgaactttgggggatgaatattcgctccgaccatcgtcttgatcgttgtgcttcagtcggcggttagtctttctgaggcggtctggttctgataccacttgttggtacagcggaggccggcaagaggggggtgaattgcctgcataaATTAAAACTATTCTCCTCGAATCTTTCAACTcgaaagtgcaatagcaataacaataaaaaaaataactaaaataatAAAGCTAAACCGAAGGACAGAGAAGACCAGGAGTTAACCtgcttacaaccaagaaggttgttaatccaggacaatgAAAATCGcacactagaaaaatctccttctctgaagacggagaaggcttttacactcttacagctcagaactattgctaggaattgattacggAGTTGATGGAACAGATGATctctaattcctagttccagaggcctttatatagcctctgaaAATCCTATCTCGGATGTCCGAGGCGTCTCCAATAAGGGTCCAAGGCGTctccatcgagagagtggataaaactttatccaaaagcccaacgttcacttctgccaggtccgaggcgcctccaacaggcattgaaggcgccttcaagctggaggcgcctccaagctggctgacagctttttccagcttgcttgcttctttgcttcgtcttccgaagttccgctcttttgggtgattccggccaaccgaaatagggctcacccgaacccaatttccgaccttctcctcgagcagtcttcctcccggcttaacgtccctcgaacgccgcacacgttcttcttgcccaccggtgtattcttcagtagctctctcgtccttcggacgcaccgagcccttcGGCTCCCATCCCATgctgtcattctcgctagctgcgtcttccgctcgacttcctgcgctaagctcctgcacactcagacacaggggtcaaacacaaagcaggacctaacaaacttggtcgatcacatcaaaacacccgcgGGGTCCAACACTTTCAGCTGAGCGGCTATCCCGTTCGGTGTGGCAGCGGACCCAAGAATATTAGAATCCTGGTCGAGCAGCTATTTCGCTCAGCTGAGCAACAGACACAACGAgatatccttcgacatccttttggagcTAGTGTCGCTGCCAGACGACATGGTCAAAtagaggatcgtacggcggaagcttccactgtcacttatTGTTCAAAGAAAATACTATCTAAATATTTATTCACACTAACTTATTGTTCATGATTTTGTGATGTCTATTATTTTAGAGCTAAAATAGTCTTCATGAATAAATTTGTTGATTCTTTAATATTGACACCTAACTATGAACTAATCAACAGTTGAACAATGATGTTGATTATGACTTTTGTACAATCTCAATTTATTTGTATTAAAATTTGAGATTATAAACTTGgttggtttgttaataagtacaAGAGAAACAATTCATCTCATAGAGTTCGAACACATGCATGCTACGAGTAAAAGGATGAAGGAAGAAATtattaaatgtaaaaaaaaattatcacatAAAGTAGGAGAGGGAAGAAAAGTTTATCGAGGAAGGTAGACAACGAGAAGAAAATCTCAACACGATGGTTCATAAAATGAATCAAAAGGTGGAATATACAAATCAATTTTATCTAGAAGGATTTGGTCCATGAAAATCATGATAGACAATGTAAAACTTAAATTTGTTACGGTAAGAATTAAAAATCTATACCGTTATTTATATAGTTTgagtattaattaaatttacttggtcgatgtaaatttttatttatctcaaTGTTAAGTGCATGATGCTTTTGGATTtagaaattgtttttttttaaatatttttaattaattttaaatgtgTAATTATTTAATGTAAAATAATATCTGCATAAGAAATAccgaatatataaaaatataagataattaaaattagaaataaattttaaaaaaaattatatatggaaatataaattaaattataaataaatttataaaccgattaaaattatttatttgaggCATATTAAtaacgaattttaaaaaaaattatttgataatttaaaatatatttacaaATAACTTTCTAATAAATATAATCCAATACTCAAGTTAAAATTAGGAGAAAATAGTCCTTTCCTGATTCGGCACCAAGTCGTTTTCTTGACTCGCTGCATCAGCTTAGGAGGCATGGGTGGAATACTTATCCACGTCGAATCCCTATTTACCAATATATCATTCCCGGTTAATTATTAATATatctatattaataattaattggtCAAACGAATTATTCTTtccataaataatttatagaaataTTTGCCCAAAATATTTCTTTCTTAAAACGAAATCGAATATAACTATATTAATCAGCAAACTCCGATTATCACCGACAACCATGGAGACCGAGCTAATTCCAGGACTACCCGACGATGTCGCTCTGCAGTGCCTCCTCCGCCTCCCCTTCTACTCCATCTCCGTTGCACGAGGCGTCTGCAGGCGGTGGAGGCGCGAACTCTCATCGTCGTCATCCTTCTATCGCCTCCGCTAGGATGCCGGCCTCGCTCGCCCCGTCTTCattatgctcttttatgatatacCCTCGTTCTCCCTTTACAGGTGGCGTCTAGCCTTTTACGAGCCAGGCACGGGCGCCTGGGGGGTCCGACCGTTGACAGACGACAACCTCCGCGGCAAGCAGCATTGCTGGCATGTTGTGGTCGTCGGGCGAGAGCTGGTGTTGGTTGGCGGGTGGGATGAATCAAACTGGAAGGACACCGCGGAAGTCAACATCTACGATCTAGTCACCGGCGACTGGCGTCCCGGGGCTCCTATTCCGCGCCCCATGCAGGATGGCTGCGACTTTGTCGTCGGGCCACGGAACGTGTTCGTATCTGGCTGGAAGGACAATCTATCGTCGATGTTAGTTTATGACACGGCAACCGACGCGTGGATGGACTACCACGTGGCGACCCAGGAGCCGAGTTGGTGCCCATGGTCGGGGTTCATGTCGGTCGCCGACCTCGCCGCCCACGAGGAGGAAATGATGTACGAATGCCGGGAGAGAGAGGAGGACGAGAAATTGGAGGTGGTTACATGGTGCGACGACGACAAAGCAAACTTGTGGCGGGGCTTGGGATTGTCGCcggacaacttatttaattaccGCCGACAATTCTTTGTCTTCCAATTCTAAGAGGACTAGTACTGAGTTATAATATTAAGTACGAATAAAATTTACATTCACGAGATGTAAGACATAAAAAATATGAAGTATGAAaacttttatatataaatatttttagagaaatgatattcatctagaattttcatctagaaaattcatctagatagacacataaatgatgggcccacaaaaagtgaaatggtgggtcccatcatttatgtgtctatctagatgaattttctagatgaaaattctagatgagtaTCACAACTCATATTTTTAATGCTCTTGACCGTACTTTCAGACTTTCGACTATACCTTTTATGATATTTTATGTTTGTAGAATCtaaggttgattttttttttttttttttttttttaaagatgtaCCTGGTATTCACGATATAAAATTTTTGCCATATCACAATCCTACATATAATCAATCTCATGAATAAGAATTAAAAACTAACTGTCCCCGGCAAGGAATCCTACTCGTCAAAACTAACTGTTTctgtaaaaatatttaaaaaaataggggaaaaaaaacaaaggagtatttttcttttttccaaTGGAATCAAAAGGCATCCATCCCACCAACCCCTTTaaatgatttgattgtttttgatGTTATTATTTTCTTGTCACATACATTGTATATTATATACAATGTTAGAAAGATAACCGTTACTGATTCATAAatactataatataaatttatcttgTTTAATAATAATTTGTTGATgacaactttgattttaaaattattataatataaatttatcttATTCAATAATATTAACAGTATAGTAGTTATTA from Zingiber officinale cultivar Zhangliang chromosome 5B, Zo_v1.1, whole genome shotgun sequence encodes the following:
- the LOC121987145 gene encoding F-box/kelch-repeat protein At1g80440-like: METELIPGLPDDVALQCLLRLPFYSISVARGVCRRWRLAFYEPGTGAWGVRPLTDDNLRGKQHCWHVVVVGRELVLVGGWDESNWKDTAEVNIYDLVTGDWRPGAPIPRPMQDGCDFVVGPRNVFVSGWKDNLSSMLVYDTATDAWMDYHVATQEPSWCPWSGFMSVADLAAHEEEMMYECREREEDEKLEVVTWCDDDKANLWRGLGLSPDNLFNYRRQFFVFQF